In one window of Candidatus Avedoeria danica DNA:
- a CDS encoding lamin tail domain-containing protein — protein MRPPRPERPRRRTATRAVVVATSCAFAGAALLPWTDARSQPAASAQAPSATAMKVCEIQGAGMSTMAPTSTLVTEGIVTAAFVRVEPFGFMIEDPGCDGRVETSDGLFVYVPKGVEVSVAVGQRVRVTGRAKEYAGLTEFLVGGPTAVEVLGTAALPAPFPLALTMNAADNAALLEAHEGMRIALPPVAAVGGTDAHGEVPLIDATAAISHVLRPAADPRLIAAVAPSGWPVVAQGDTLAGVVGPLHYWYGKYIVAVDDWSTVTVSAGGRPPATFAPSAAGELTAATFNVENLFDGVDDPGKDDTEATYFPRSQGEYERLVDRRAKAMAERLGMPDIVSIEEIEHLSVLEDLATNPRLAPAHYGAALIEGIDPRGIDVGVLYNRARLRLLGVEQRQKCMDGALAGAAGLGPCTLPGGAPGKQIFARPPLVVHLGIRDTDGRLTVVANHFKSKGGDDAETTATRLLQAKHIVDLVRAYQAASPTTPVFVMGDLNDFEDSPPIQELVGTGLLTDLHDRVPAETDYTFIFNGTAQVLDYILVPPAFAASHVTDARVAHFNVDFPSHPPLDRIPEPPSFETSRVSDHDPFVIRFKRFGTPRFELFLPALLRTAEFNVPSGGDGPTATARTIPPEATPTSAGQPTPPPGSTPPTAAPTNMPTLRPPTATPAAGAVPRTPLRISTLFYDGVVRDTESDEYIEIENVTANAIALKGWTVVSARGTDQVFAFPAAAMIDAGARCRVYTNEDHPERPCAFKWGSDQGIWNNSGDKAELRDGVGALIDEKCYGGEPWGNACANVPETPTPTP, from the coding sequence ATGCGCCCGCCCCGTCCCGAACGACCGCGCCGCCGAACCGCCACCCGCGCCGTCGTCGTCGCCACGTCGTGCGCCTTCGCTGGAGCCGCGCTGCTGCCATGGACCGACGCCCGCAGCCAGCCGGCGGCGAGCGCACAGGCCCCGTCCGCGACGGCGATGAAGGTCTGCGAGATCCAGGGCGCCGGCATGTCGACGATGGCGCCGACGTCGACGCTGGTTACGGAGGGCATCGTGACGGCGGCGTTCGTGCGCGTCGAGCCGTTCGGCTTCATGATCGAGGATCCGGGGTGCGACGGACGCGTCGAGACGAGCGATGGATTGTTCGTCTATGTGCCGAAGGGCGTGGAGGTGAGCGTTGCGGTCGGCCAGCGCGTGCGCGTCACGGGCCGGGCGAAGGAGTATGCCGGGCTGACGGAGTTCCTCGTCGGCGGCCCAACGGCCGTCGAGGTCCTCGGCACGGCGGCGCTGCCGGCGCCCTTCCCGCTGGCGCTCACGATGAACGCGGCGGACAACGCGGCCCTCCTGGAGGCCCACGAGGGCATGCGCATTGCGCTCCCGCCCGTTGCGGCCGTCGGCGGGACGGATGCGCACGGCGAGGTGCCGCTGATCGATGCGACGGCGGCGATCTCCCACGTCCTGCGACCGGCCGCCGACCCCCGCCTGATCGCGGCCGTGGCGCCAAGCGGGTGGCCGGTCGTGGCGCAGGGCGACACGCTCGCGGGCGTCGTCGGGCCGCTGCACTACTGGTACGGCAAGTACATCGTGGCGGTGGACGACTGGTCGACGGTCACGGTCTCGGCCGGCGGACGCCCCCCGGCGACGTTCGCACCGAGTGCGGCAGGGGAGCTCACGGCCGCCACGTTCAACGTCGAGAACTTGTTCGACGGTGTCGACGATCCGGGCAAGGACGACACCGAGGCAACGTATTTCCCGCGCTCGCAAGGCGAGTACGAGCGGCTCGTCGACCGGCGCGCGAAGGCGATGGCGGAGCGGCTGGGCATGCCCGACATCGTCTCGATCGAGGAGATCGAGCACCTGTCCGTCCTGGAAGATCTGGCGACGAACCCGCGGCTCGCGCCGGCGCATTACGGCGCCGCGCTCATCGAGGGCATCGACCCGCGCGGGATCGACGTCGGCGTGCTGTACAACCGGGCGCGACTGCGGCTGCTCGGCGTCGAACAGCGCCAGAAGTGCATGGATGGTGCGTTGGCCGGGGCAGCCGGACTCGGTCCGTGCACGCTGCCCGGCGGCGCGCCCGGCAAGCAGATCTTCGCCCGCCCGCCGCTCGTCGTCCACCTCGGCATCCGCGACACGGACGGTCGGCTCACCGTCGTCGCCAACCACTTCAAGAGCAAAGGAGGCGATGACGCCGAGACGACGGCCACCCGCCTCCTGCAGGCCAAGCACATCGTCGACCTCGTGCGCGCGTACCAGGCGGCATCGCCGACGACGCCCGTCTTCGTCATGGGCGACCTGAACGACTTCGAGGACAGCCCACCGATCCAGGAGCTCGTCGGCACCGGCCTGCTCACCGACCTCCACGACCGCGTGCCCGCCGAAACCGACTACACGTTCATCTTCAACGGCACGGCCCAGGTCCTCGACTACATCCTCGTCCCGCCCGCGTTCGCCGCGTCGCACGTCACGGACGCGCGCGTCGCCCACTTCAACGTCGACTTCCCGTCCCACCCGCCGCTCGACCGCATCCCCGAGCCGCCGTCGTTCGAGACGTCGCGCGTGAGCGACCACGACCCGTTCGTCATCCGCTTCAAGCGCTTCGGCACGCCGCGTTTCGAGCTGTTCCTGCCGGCGCTGCTGCGAACGGCCGAGTTCAACGTACCGAGCGGCGGCGACGGACCGACGGCAACGGCGCGGACAATCCCGCCGGAAGCAACGCCGACGAGCGCGGGGCAGCCGACGCCACCGCCCGGCTCGACGCCGCCGACCGCCGCGCCCACCAACATGCCCACCCTCCGGCCGCCCACCGCGACGCCCGCCGCCGGCGCGGTACCCCGCACGCCGCTGCGGATCTCGACGCTGTTCTACGACGGCGTCGTGCGGGACACCGAGTCCGACGAGTACATCGAGATCGAGAACGTGACGGCGAACGCCATTGCGCTCAAGGGATGGACGGTCGTCTCAGCGCGCGGCACGGATCAGGTCTTCGCCTTCCCGGCGGCCGCGATGATCGATGCCGGCGCGCGCTGCCGCGTCTACACGAACGAGGACCACCCCGAGCGGCCGTGCGCCTTCAAATGGGGGAGCGACCAGGGGATCTGGAACAACTCGGGCGACAAGGCGGAGTTGCGCGATGGGGTGGGGGCATTGATCGACGAGAAGTGCTACGGCGGCGAGCCATGGGGCAACGCCTGTGCCAACGTGCCGGAGACGCCGACGCCCACGCCGTAG
- a CDS encoding AMP-binding protein, whose amino-acid sequence MPRLTYDQALAESLRDRRTLGAATIARARWRWGRVAVQEQRGDISRLRLAAAALVIRDMLGLAPDERRVGVMLPPGRGGAVVNLALALGGRTSVNLNHTAGEVQIRRMAELADLRTIVSSRLYLERLGQPELPGRVVLAEDLLGGLSKPAVVWAMLKVIALPSRWLDRARPDDVATIIFSSGTTGDPKGVQLTHRQVLANCGAMVEHVEIAPDSATLLTALPLFHSFGLVPGMWMCLCYGVRIAAHPDPLDATGIGVMAEKSGAGYMISTPTFVRSYMRRVTPEQFKALRYSVVGAEKCPSELHAAFRAQYPNSVLLEGYGCTELAPVVAGNRPGAIREGTVGWPLPGIEVFTVDPDTLARQPDGVEGLLVARSPARMQGYLGRDDLTAAAFIHGGYNTGDVATIDAEGVITITGRLARFAKVGGEMVPLDRVEGVLRSWIAANHPDDAVEIAVCAVPDAKRGERLLVLHVGALPVSAHQLLESLDGLPTLWRPRQVDFHVVEAIPVLGTGKRDLGALKRMAVGLGG is encoded by the coding sequence ATGCCCCGCTTGACCTACGACCAAGCCCTCGCCGAGAGCCTGCGCGACCGCCGAACGCTCGGCGCCGCGACGATCGCGCGCGCCCGCTGGCGCTGGGGACGGGTGGCCGTCCAGGAGCAGCGCGGCGACATCTCGCGGCTGCGCCTGGCCGCGGCGGCGCTCGTGATCCGCGACATGCTCGGCCTTGCGCCGGACGAGCGGCGGGTGGGCGTGATGCTGCCGCCGGGGCGGGGCGGCGCGGTCGTGAACCTGGCGTTGGCGTTGGGCGGGCGCACGAGCGTGAACCTGAACCACACCGCCGGCGAGGTCCAGATCCGGCGGATGGCCGAGTTGGCCGATCTCCGGACGATCGTCTCGTCCAGGCTTTACCTGGAGCGCCTCGGGCAGCCGGAGCTGCCAGGTCGGGTCGTGCTGGCGGAGGACTTGCTCGGCGGGCTGTCCAAACCGGCCGTCGTGTGGGCGATGTTGAAGGTCATCGCGCTGCCGAGCCGCTGGCTGGATCGCGCCCGACCGGATGACGTGGCGACGATCATCTTCTCGTCGGGCACGACGGGCGACCCGAAGGGCGTCCAGCTGACGCACCGCCAGGTGCTGGCGAACTGCGGTGCGATGGTCGAGCACGTCGAGATCGCCCCGGACAGCGCGACGCTGCTCACGGCGCTGCCGCTGTTTCACAGCTTCGGGCTCGTGCCGGGGATGTGGATGTGCCTCTGCTACGGCGTCCGGATCGCCGCGCACCCCGACCCGCTGGACGCGACCGGCATCGGCGTGATGGCGGAGAAGAGCGGCGCGGGCTACATGATCAGCACGCCGACGTTCGTCCGGTCCTACATGCGCCGCGTGACGCCCGAGCAGTTCAAGGCACTGCGCTACAGCGTCGTCGGCGCCGAGAAGTGCCCGAGCGAGCTGCACGCCGCGTTCCGCGCCCAGTACCCGAATTCCGTGCTCCTCGAAGGCTACGGATGCACCGAGCTGGCGCCGGTCGTGGCCGGCAACCGGCCCGGCGCGATACGCGAGGGGACGGTCGGCTGGCCGTTGCCGGGCATCGAGGTCTTCACCGTGGATCCCGACACGCTCGCCCGCCAGCCGGACGGCGTGGAGGGCCTGCTCGTCGCCCGCTCGCCCGCCCGCATGCAGGGCTACCTCGGCCGCGACGACCTCACGGCGGCCGCGTTCATCCACGGCGGCTACAACACGGGCGATGTCGCCACGATCGACGCCGAAGGGGTCATCACGATCACGGGCCGGCTGGCCCGCTTCGCCAAGGTAGGCGGCGAGATGGTCCCGCTGGATAGGGTCGAGGGCGTGCTCCGGTCCTGGATTGCCGCCAATCACCCCGACGACGCCGTCGAGATCGCCGTGTGCGCCGTGCCGGACGCCAAGCGCGGTGAACGCCTCCTCGTCCTGCACGTTGGGGCGCTGCCGGTTTCGGCGCATCAACTCCTCGAGTCGCTCGACGGACTGCCGACGCTCTGGCGGCCGAGGCAGGTCGACTTCCACGTCGTCGAGGCGATTCCGGTGCTCGGGACGGGGAAGCGGGACTTGGGGGCGTTGAAGCGGATGGCGGTGGGGTTGGGGGGCTGA
- a CDS encoding endonuclease MutS2: MDPKTLRVLEYDKIVARLAGHAAFDVGRELALALRPSADAVEVRARQAVTREARAFADRRDGATLEGAQDVRAAVAGAARGRVLQPAELLAVRATLAVARRLKRAIAHDDARWPGLAALAGRIDPCPAVHDAIGEALDEAGEVLDSASPELRRVRRQLKVVHDRIARQLQALVKGAAREYLQDALVTQRNGRWVVPLKADFRSRVPGVVHDTSDSGATLFVEPLAVVDNGNAHRELTVEEQREVERVLRALSEAVAVEADAIAETVAALGDLDLAFAAARYGRELRAVTPEIVDAAAPMLRCEAARHPLLDGATVVPIGVRIGDDFRLMVITGPNTGGKTVTLKTVGLLALMAQAGLQVPCADGAQLAVFDAVYADIGDEQSIEQSLSTFSGHLTNIVRILHDATPRSLVLLDELGAGTDPTEGAALAGAILEALRARGVATVASSHFTELKAYAYGTPGVANASVEFDLETLRPTYELTIGLPGRSNALAIAERLGLPGAIVEAARGGLATSEVEMEELLADIRAARRSAIQDRAAATEQRQTADRWAAELEEGVDRLAAERAAVLQTTRAQAQDELEAAREAIARLLKRAERAAALARAGTVVVEAPAAGAPSAAELAAERAEILGGLAKIEDILTAENVRPGGAADVDDWSPGDSVRVRSFGQLATLLSVDGDSAHVQLGRMRMAVSLDDLEFVAAAPSEPPVDSASRVKRGSSVPLAPEPSAGSGPATEVDVRGLRVEEALDIVDTRIDRALLQGAPWLRIIHGHGTGALKTALRKRLTANRSVKRHRPGDRTEGGDGATVVYFD, translated from the coding sequence ATGGACCCGAAAACGCTGCGCGTGCTCGAGTACGACAAGATCGTCGCGCGTCTCGCCGGCCACGCCGCATTCGACGTCGGTCGCGAGCTGGCGCTGGCGCTCCGGCCGTCCGCCGACGCCGTCGAGGTGCGCGCCCGCCAAGCCGTCACGCGTGAAGCGCGCGCTTTCGCCGATCGACGCGACGGCGCGACGCTCGAGGGCGCGCAGGACGTTCGCGCCGCGGTGGCCGGAGCGGCGCGCGGCCGCGTGCTTCAGCCGGCGGAGCTGCTGGCGGTGCGCGCCACGCTCGCCGTCGCGCGCCGCTTGAAGCGGGCGATCGCCCACGACGACGCCCGCTGGCCGGGACTGGCGGCGCTGGCCGGGCGGATCGACCCGTGTCCCGCCGTGCACGATGCGATCGGCGAGGCGCTGGACGAGGCGGGTGAGGTGCTGGACAGCGCGTCGCCTGAGCTGCGGCGCGTGCGGCGGCAGCTGAAGGTCGTCCACGATCGGATCGCCCGCCAGCTGCAGGCGCTCGTGAAGGGCGCGGCCCGCGAGTACCTGCAGGACGCGCTCGTGACGCAGCGCAACGGCCGCTGGGTGGTGCCGCTGAAGGCCGACTTCCGCTCCCGCGTGCCGGGCGTTGTCCACGACACGTCCGACAGCGGCGCAACGCTGTTCGTCGAGCCGCTGGCGGTCGTGGACAACGGCAACGCCCACCGCGAGCTGACCGTCGAGGAGCAGCGCGAGGTCGAGCGCGTCCTGCGCGCGCTCTCGGAGGCCGTCGCCGTCGAGGCCGATGCGATCGCCGAAACCGTCGCGGCGCTCGGCGATCTCGATCTGGCGTTCGCGGCGGCCCGGTACGGCCGAGAGCTTCGAGCGGTGACGCCCGAGATCGTCGACGCCGCGGCGCCGATGCTTCGGTGCGAGGCCGCGCGCCACCCGCTGCTCGACGGGGCAACGGTCGTGCCGATCGGCGTGCGGATCGGGGACGACTTTCGGTTGATGGTCATCACCGGCCCGAACACGGGCGGCAAGACGGTGACGCTCAAGACGGTCGGCTTGCTGGCGCTCATGGCGCAGGCCGGCCTCCAGGTCCCGTGCGCCGACGGGGCGCAGCTGGCCGTCTTCGACGCCGTGTACGCCGATATCGGCGACGAGCAGTCGATCGAGCAGAGCCTTTCGACGTTCTCCGGTCACCTGACGAACATCGTCCGGATCCTCCACGACGCGACGCCGCGCTCGCTCGTCCTGCTCGACGAGCTCGGCGCCGGCACCGACCCCACCGAGGGCGCCGCGCTCGCGGGCGCGATTCTGGAGGCGCTCCGGGCGCGCGGCGTGGCGACGGTGGCGTCGTCCCACTTCACCGAGCTGAAGGCCTATGCCTACGGCACGCCGGGCGTCGCGAACGCCTCGGTGGAGTTCGATCTCGAGACGCTCCGCCCGACGTACGAGCTGACGATCGGACTGCCCGGCCGCTCGAACGCGCTGGCGATCGCCGAGCGGCTCGGCCTGCCCGGCGCGATCGTCGAGGCGGCGCGGGGCGGGCTGGCGACGAGCGAGGTCGAGATGGAGGAGCTGCTGGCCGACATCCGCGCCGCCCGGCGCTCCGCCATCCAAGACCGTGCCGCGGCGACGGAACAGCGCCAGACGGCCGACCGCTGGGCGGCCGAGCTCGAAGAGGGTGTGGATCGTCTGGCCGCCGAACGCGCCGCGGTCCTCCAGACGACGCGGGCGCAGGCGCAGGACGAACTCGAGGCGGCCAGAGAGGCGATCGCGCGGCTCCTCAAGCGCGCCGAGCGGGCGGCGGCCCTCGCGCGCGCCGGCACGGTCGTCGTCGAGGCGCCGGCAGCGGGAGCGCCGTCGGCGGCCGAACTTGCTGCCGAGCGCGCCGAGATCCTCGGCGGGTTGGCGAAGATCGAGGACATCCTGACGGCCGAGAACGTACGGCCGGGCGGCGCGGCCGACGTGGACGACTGGTCGCCGGGGGACAGCGTGCGCGTTCGCTCGTTCGGCCAGCTGGCGACGCTCCTTTCCGTGGACGGCGACTCGGCGCACGTGCAGCTCGGGCGGATGCGGATGGCGGTTTCGCTCGACGACCTCGAGTTCGTGGCGGCGGCGCCGAGCGAACCGCCGGTTGATTCGGCGTCGCGCGTCAAGCGCGGATCGTCGGTGCCGCTCGCGCCGGAGCCTTCGGCCGGCTCGGGGCCGGCCACCGAGGTCGACGTGCGCGGCCTGCGGGTCGAGGAAGCGCTCGACATCGTCGACACCCGGATCGATCGCGCGCTGTTGCAGGGTGCGCCGTGGTTGCGCATCATCCACGGCCACGGCACCGGTGCGCTGAAGACCGCGCTTCGGAAGCGCCTGACCGCCAACCGGTCCGTGAAGCGCCATCGGCCCGGCGATCGCACGGAAGGGGGCGACGGCGCCACGGTCGTGTACTTCGACTGA
- a CDS encoding helix-turn-helix domain-containing protein, producing MPEFYSTQDVADRLGVSIFTIRRYIQSGKLDAVKLEGGYRVSRTALDHFLAERATSGLSAEGRVDPEPSVHPFASTLP from the coding sequence ATGCCCGAGTTTTATTCTACCCAGGACGTCGCCGACCGCCTCGGGGTCAGCATCTTCACGATCCGGCGCTACATCCAATCCGGCAAGCTCGATGCGGTCAAGCTCGAAGGCGGCTACCGCGTGAGCCGGACGGCGCTGGATCACTTCCTTGCCGAGCGCGCCACGAGCGGACTGTCCGCTGAAGGCCGCGTCGACCCCGAACCGTCCGTCCACCCGTTCGCTTCCACCCTACCCTGA
- a CDS encoding LysM peptidoglycan-binding domain-containing protein, whose translation MRTIIRTALLAIALVAFGLLDSRGAAANNGGVHVVQAGETLYSIAASYGVSADAIAAANGIMNPDYIRAGQSLSIPGAAMPGPGGPWEVESHQWGGRYIVKPGDTLYSIAWRTGTSVSAIMAANGIANPNVIYAGQALTLPGGVQPDPGGPGPDHGKPQPQCGYRTTVKGGDSLSAIAWRTGTTINALARANGIAYPYLIYPGQQLHVPCADGRPGQPHKPGPRPTARPTATGLVPAACHRNIQIVDPLNLGHVSGTLYVIGTADIPNFQFYKLEYARGTTPLNSEFHSIGETIRQRVRDGMLGVWYLGNMPAGDYVLRLTAVDNTGQFPTPCSVRVKVN comes from the coding sequence ATGCGCACGATCATCCGGACCGCCCTGTTGGCCATCGCGCTTGTCGCGTTCGGCCTCCTCGACAGCCGCGGCGCCGCAGCCAACAACGGCGGCGTGCACGTCGTTCAGGCGGGCGAGACGCTCTACAGCATCGCCGCCAGCTATGGCGTGAGCGCCGATGCCATCGCCGCCGCGAACGGGATCATGAATCCCGACTACATCCGCGCCGGCCAGTCCCTGTCCATTCCCGGTGCGGCAATGCCCGGCCCGGGCGGACCGTGGGAGGTCGAGTCGCATCAGTGGGGCGGTCGCTACATCGTCAAGCCGGGCGACACACTCTACAGCATCGCGTGGCGCACGGGCACGAGCGTAAGCGCGATCATGGCCGCCAACGGCATCGCCAACCCCAACGTGATCTACGCCGGCCAGGCGCTGACGCTGCCGGGCGGTGTTCAGCCCGATCCGGGCGGCCCCGGTCCCGATCACGGCAAGCCGCAGCCGCAGTGCGGTTACCGCACCACGGTCAAGGGCGGTGACTCGCTGTCGGCGATCGCGTGGCGAACCGGAACGACGATCAACGCTTTGGCGCGGGCGAACGGAATCGCCTATCCGTACCTCATCTACCCCGGTCAGCAGCTGCACGTCCCGTGCGCCGACGGCCGCCCGGGCCAGCCGCACAAGCCCGGCCCGCGCCCGACGGCCCGCCCGACGGCCACCGGCCTCGTGCCGGCCGCGTGCCACCGGAACATCCAGATCGTCGATCCGCTGAACCTGGGGCACGTGTCCGGCACGCTCTACGTCATCGGCACGGCCGACATCCCGAACTTCCAGTTCTACAAGCTCGAGTACGCGCGCGGCACGACCCCGCTGAACTCCGAGTTCCACTCGATCGGCGAGACGATCCGCCAGCGCGTGCGCGACGGGATGCTCGGGGTCTGGTACCTCGGCAACATGCCCGCCGGCGACTACGTCCTGCGCCTGACCGCCGTCGACAACACCGGCCAGTTCCCGACGCCGTGCAGCGTCCGGGTGAAGGTGAACTGA
- a CDS encoding LysM peptidoglycan-binding domain-containing protein, producing the protein MARSLAVAAAVVAAGLWSVAAPAVRAQAPSAATLAATGGASTEAFGLHAVHPGETFWQIAARYGMTVADVAALNGLRPTALLLPGRSVRVPVERAANARAASPAGPAGSGEAARTLQADVGGASGGDGDAASATPYEVVLGDTLYAIADRFDADIEAIKRRNGLPADGSIYEGQTLQIPSPRPASAQPVDADGDGKPDPAADTDAGARAGSGAAVRTTDTVTVASGETLSSIAARYGTTAAALMRLNALGDDNIYEGQSLQVPHAGSGVLAGVGAKRIEVDVSDQRMFVWEGDNLAFNWTASTGLATHPTRTGSFAVQSKEPNAWSSAWELWMPHWLGIYWAGGSENGIHALPILNGTTLWGGLLGSPVSYGCVVLDTANAEALFNWVDIGTPVEIHD; encoded by the coding sequence GTGGCGCGATCACTTGCGGTCGCCGCGGCGGTCGTCGCCGCGGGCCTGTGGTCCGTTGCGGCCCCGGCGGTGCGGGCCCAGGCGCCGAGCGCGGCCACCCTTGCCGCGACCGGCGGGGCGTCGACCGAGGCATTCGGTCTCCACGCGGTCCATCCGGGGGAGACGTTCTGGCAGATCGCGGCGCGCTACGGGATGACGGTGGCAGACGTTGCCGCGCTGAACGGCCTCCGCCCGACCGCGCTCCTCCTCCCCGGCCGCTCGGTGCGTGTGCCCGTCGAGCGCGCCGCCAACGCGCGGGCGGCATCGCCGGCCGGACCGGCCGGTTCCGGCGAGGCAGCGCGCACGCTGCAGGCCGACGTCGGCGGCGCGTCCGGCGGCGACGGCGACGCCGCGTCGGCCACACCGTACGAGGTCGTCCTCGGCGACACCTTGTACGCGATCGCGGATCGCTTCGATGCCGACATCGAGGCGATCAAGCGGCGCAACGGCCTGCCGGCGGACGGATCGATCTACGAGGGGCAGACGCTCCAGATCCCGTCACCGCGCCCGGCCTCGGCCCAACCGGTCGACGCGGATGGCGACGGCAAGCCGGATCCGGCCGCGGACACCGACGCGGGCGCCCGCGCCGGCAGCGGCGCCGCCGTCCGGACGACGGACACCGTCACCGTCGCGTCCGGCGAGACGCTCAGCAGCATCGCCGCGCGCTACGGGACGACGGCGGCGGCGCTCATGCGCCTGAACGCCCTGGGCGACGACAACATCTATGAGGGTCAGTCGCTGCAAGTGCCGCACGCGGGCAGCGGCGTGTTGGCCGGCGTCGGCGCCAAGCGGATCGAGGTCGACGTGAGCGACCAGCGGATGTTCGTCTGGGAAGGCGACAACCTGGCGTTCAACTGGACGGCCTCGACCGGCCTGGCGACGCATCCGACGCGCACCGGCTCGTTCGCCGTGCAGAGCAAGGAGCCGAACGCGTGGTCGAGCGCGTGGGAGCTCTGGATGCCGCATTGGCTCGGAATCTACTGGGCCGGCGGTTCGGAGAACGGGATCCACGCCCTGCCGATCCTCAACGGCACGACGCTGTGGGGCGGCCTGCTCGGCTCGCCCGTGAGCTACGGCTGCGTCGTGCTGGACACGGCGAACGCCGAAGCGCTGTTCAACTGGGTGGACATCGGCACGCCGGTCGAAATCCACGACTGA